From the Aspergillus puulaauensis MK2 DNA, chromosome 1, nearly complete sequence genome, the window TTGACCGCTGCGGAGGTGCTTGTAGACAATCAAAGGTGATAGAGCACTCCGTACAGTCGGAGGTGGTTTGTCCGGGCCGAAAGACTGTCGCTGCTTTAGTCATCCTGGGCCTTAAAGCGGCGGGCGGaatgagggggaggggaagttGCAGCCTCAGGCCAGAATCGATAACGAATCGCTTCACGGACTCGCAAAGAAGAAATTATCAGCAAGACGCGAATAAGATTCATTCTCTAAAATTAATCAGGCGATCATCAAGTGAAACCTCAACACGATGAAGAATCTCAACCGATAGCCCTCGCTGTTCTCGACTGGGCACCAAAGACTGCCTGATGCTTGCAATTCCCCCCCCCACAATCACAGCCATCCAACACGTCCATTTCATCGCATCTTTCACTCCGCCTCTCGTCTTgactcttttcttccttctaTTTTCTGTGCTGTATCTTGACTTCTCGCCTCAAGCCCTACGCCAACTCATCCTTGAAACTCCCACGCTTATCTCGGGCCAAAAACAATGACGCACTTTCTCTCTTCACGTTTACAACCAACTTCCTCATTTCTATCTGCCTCAGCGTCCTCAAACCCTTTCCAACTTGTCAGACgatcttctctgctttcttACCATCCACCGCGGCCTGTTCGTATCCCTGTTCAGCCATTTCGACTGGCACCCCTGTTGCTTCCCTAACTCCGATTCCTGATCGTCTCTTCCATCCAGACTGCCTGACCCACCTGTATACTTTTCTTCACGCTATTCGCCTCATTGTCCGCCACCGCAGGGCTGCTTCTAGAACtatatcaacatcaagatcttttcttcctttttctgtGTTTTTCCCTGGACTCAACCGCCCGCTTCCCGCTTCACTGCCGAGTTTATGACAACACATTATCGCTCTGTCCTTGATCCTCTGCACTCGCTCTTGTACGgcccagaaaaagaaaaagaagttCAAGAAGGATACTTATAGAAGGACGAGTAGTCTTGGTAGCGCTGGGTAATTGATATCGGAGTCTACTATGGTCGTATTCATTGCTCATCATTGATCAGCCCACCTCGCCACTCTCTGCTTCCAGCCCCAAAACCGATCGAGGACCCGCAACTCTCAACGCTCTGTGTCCGTCTTGATGGTTTTGACTGCCACGATGGAGTCGGAGACGACTTTAGACGATGAACGATATGAAGAACTCTCGTCCATTGCTGCCATTTTCCCGGAAATAAAGACCGACTCGACATCCGCATACCGGGCTTCCCTCGACATACCGGTAAAACCAACGACGCCTCTAAACGTCTGTTTCTACCAACACCCGGAAGTCGGCTTTCCTGCGGTTCTCACCCCTCCGACCTCCCTCGATGCTAGCGAAGTCGGCCTTGGCTCCAAAGCTAAACTAGGTGACGATCACTCAACCGCAGACAACGAAAGGGACGTGCATGTTCTTGCTCATTTGCCGCCTCTCAGTCTTGAGATTGAACTCCCAGAAGGATACCCCTCCGCCAAACCTCCTGTATTTAAACTTAGTACCAACCCGCAATGGCTGCCTCTATGGGCCGTTTCAAAACTTTTGGACGATGGTACCCGTCTTTGGGAAGAAAGTGGCCGGTCTCTTGTCATCTACACCTATATAGACCACCTTCAACAATTGGCAGAGACGGCATTTGGAATCGACGAAGCGTCGGGTGGCGAAGTACGGCTTGCCAGGGAGCTCAAAATTGCTTTGCTTGATTTCAATAACAAGGCAGAGCGCGAGAAGTTCGAGCACGAAACTTTCGAATGTGGGATTTGCCTTGAGCCAAAAAAGGGAACGAATTGTCATCGCCTGTTGCTCTGCTCACATGTTTTCTGCGTGCCTTGTTTGCAGGACTTTTACAATACCTGCATTTCTGAAGGAGATGTTGAGGGCGTAAAGTGCTTGGCTCCTGACTGTGGTCAAGGACAAAATACGTCATCTGGTCAAACAAATACGCATAAAAAACGAGATCGAACGCTCAGCCCATCAGAATTACTGCAAATACCCCTTGAACAAGAAATCGTTCAACGCTATGTTTTCTTGAAACGGAAGCGGAAGCTTGAAGCTGACAAAACAACTGTTTACTGCCCTCGAAAATGGTGCCAGGGCGCGGCGCGGTCAAAGAAGCATCCTAAGCCTACTGATCCCATGGCAGACGACCTGGAGGATTCGGATGAAGAAACAGAGGGTCTTGTCTTCGATCCCCTTGGGGATGAAAGTCAACTACCTCCTATGGTGGACCGTCTAGCTATTTGTGAGGATTGCAATTACGCATTCTGCTGCGTATGTAAGAAAGGCTGGCATGGAGAACTCATGCGATGCTTCCCTCGACGACAAGCCGAGTTGTCtgccgaggagaaggcaaCCGAGGATTATCTCAGGTTATACACATCTGCCTGCCCAACATGCGATGCTCCGTGTCAGAAGCGTTTAGGTTGCAATCACATGAAGTGCTTCAAGTGCGATACGCACTTCTGCTACCTCTGCTCTGCTTGGCTCTCCGAGACAAATCCATATCACCACTTCAACGATCTTACTAGCGCTTGCTTTAATCGACTCTGGGATCTGGAAGGCGGCGACGGTGTCAATCCTGAAGGAGCTGAAGCTCTACATCGAGTTCCTGACGCTCTACTTTTTGACGAcagcagcgacgacgaagaccaaCATCCCTGGGGGGTGAACAATGGACCTGTAAGACagcctccacctccagctccggtACCACCACGAGTGAATCACGTCGGTGGTGGGAATCCCGATGTAGGGCGTAACGCCAACGGCCTCGATGCTGCGGGTcgagcagccgcagccgaacgacaagctcaagctcgaGCGATGGCAGAGATCAGGGCTGGCAGGGGACCCGAACGAGCTGAGCAAGCTGCCGTCCCACGCGCGGGCCTTCAGCGGTTCCTCGAACTCGTCCAAAACGATCGGGAAGATGAGTGGGACAGCGACGAACTAG encodes:
- the ITT1 gene encoding RBR-type E3 ubiquitin transferase (COG:O;~EggNog:ENOG410PM45;~InterPro:IPR001841,IPR002867,IPR017907,IPR016135, IPR006575,IPR031127,IPR044066,IPR013083;~PFAM:PF05773,PF01485;~go_function: GO:0004842 - ubiquitin-protein transferase activity [Evidence IEA];~go_function: GO:0005515 - protein binding [Evidence IEA];~go_process: GO:0016567 - protein ubiquitination [Evidence IEA]) — encoded protein: MVLTATMESETTLDDERYEELSSIAAIFPEIKTDSTSAYRASLDIPVKPTTPLNVCFYQHPEVGFPAVLTPPTSLDASEVGLGSKAKLGDDHSTADNERDVHVLAHLPPLSLEIELPEGYPSAKPPVFKLSTNPQWLPLWAVSKLLDDGTRLWEESGRSLVIYTYIDHLQQLAETAFGIDEASGGEVRLARELKIALLDFNNKAEREKFEHETFECGICLEPKKGTNCHRLLLCSHVFCVPCLQDFYNTCISEGDVEGVKCLAPDCGQGQNTSSGQTNTHKKRDRTLSPSELLQIPLEQEIVQRYVFLKRKRKLEADKTTVYCPRKWCQGAARSKKHPKPTDPMADDLEDSDEETEGLVFDPLGDESQLPPMVDRLAICEDCNYAFCCVCKKGWHGELMRCFPRRQAELSAEEKATEDYLRLYTSACPTCDAPCQKRLGCNHMKCFKCDTHFCYLCSAWLSETNPYHHFNDLTSACFNRLWDLEGGDGVNPEGAEALHRVPDALLFDDSSDDEDQHPWGVNNGPVRQPPPPAPVPPRVNHVGGGNPDVGRNANGLDAAGRAAAAERQAQARAMAEIRAGRGPERAEQAAVPRAGLQRFLELVQNDREDEWDSDELEDGF